GGATCCGATTCTTTGGATTCTCCCGACGCTCTGGTTCATCGCCAAGGTGACGGCGTTTCTGTTCTTTTTTATTTGGGTTCGCTGGACGATCCCCCGCTTCCGCTATGACCAGCTGATGGCCCTTGGATGGAAACGGTTGATTCCTCTTGGATTGGTCAATCTCTTGGTGACGGTGGGTGTCGCCGTGGGAGTCAGCGGCAGATGACCGCGGGGCTCTTCTATCTGTTCGGTGGCGCCGCGGTCCTTTTTTCGCTGCTCGTCATACTTCTTCGCAATCCCGTAACGAGCGCTCTTTCTTTGGTGGCTAGTTTTTTTGCGGTTTCGGCGATTTTCGTCCTGCTTGGTGCGCCCTTCCTGGGAGTGATTCAGGTCCTCGTGTACGCGGGAGCTGTTTTAGTGCTCTTTCTCTACGTCGTCATGCTCCTGAATGTGCGAATCGAACGGCGACAGGTGGCCAAGCAACGGCTGATCAGTCTGGGGAGCCTTTTGCTTCTTGCCTTGATTCTGGCCGCACTTTTTAAAGTCGTCTCGTTTCCGTCGATTGCGCCGGTCGCCGTCAAAGAATCGTTCGGCTCCATGGCTTCCGTCGGCGAGCTGCTGCTCGGACCGTACGCACTGGTGTTTGAATTGGTGTCGTTGGTGCTTTTGGCGGCGATGATCGGGGCCGTCATCCTTTCGACGATGCGGAAAGAGGAGGAGCGTTCGTGATTGTCCCTCTGTCCCATGTCTTGGCGCTGAGTTTCGTTTTGTTGGCCGTTGGTTCGATCGGGATTCTCACGCGAAGGGATGCGATCACGGTTTTTCTTTCGGTGGAAATTATTCTCAACGCCGCGAATGTGGCGTTTATCGGTTTTTCGAGAGCTTTGGGCGACGAGTTCGGGCACGTAGCCGCTTTCATCGTGATCGCCATCGCGGCTGCGGAGGCGGCGGTCGGTTTGGCGATCATCATCGGCGTGGGACGTGTGCATGAATCGCTCCTGCTGGATGAAATCAGGGACCTTCAGAGGTAACAATGCCGAGCACGGTTTTTTGGCTGATTGCGTTTCCCTTTCTCGGAAGTCTGATCCTGGGAATTCTCGTTCTTCTCCGCGTTCGTCTGTCTCCGGCGGTAGCCGGGATCATTGCGTGCGGCGCTTCGGGGCTCTCCTTTACCCGCGCTTTTTCACTCGCTATGGATACGCTGGCCGAATCGCCGCTGCCCGACATCGTGCTTCACCTTGGCTCGTGGATCGAAGTCACCGGCCTTGCCGTCCCGATGTCATTTCGGGTCGATGCTCTGTCGGCGGTCATGGCGCTTGTGGTCACCGGAGTAGGCTTTCTGATCCACGTCTATTCCGTCGGATACATGGCGCATGACGAAGGGATCGGGCGATTTTTCGCATATCTGAATCTCTTTTGCGGATTCATGTTGGTTCTGGTTACGGCCACTTCGCTGCCGCTTCTTTTTGTCGGTTGGGAGGGGGTCGGTCTTTGCAGCTACCTTCTGATCGGTTTCTGGTTTTCGGAACGGAAAAATACGGCCGCCGGGACCAAGGCCTTTGTCGTCAATCGAATCGGCGACGCCGGATTCTTGCTCGGGATTTTTCTCGCCTACCACATGTTCGCCACGTTGGACATCGCAGCTATCCAGCATCATGGATCGCTGGGCGAATTCAAAGAAACGATGCACCTGGAACTCCTGGCGCTCCTTCTGTTTATCGGATGCGTGGGAAAATCGGCGCAATTCCCGCTCTACATTTGGCTTCC
The sequence above is drawn from the Bdellovibrionota bacterium genome and encodes:
- a CDS encoding NADH-quinone oxidoreductase subunit J, producing the protein MTAGLFYLFGGAAVLFSLLVILLRNPVTSALSLVASFFAVSAIFVLLGAPFLGVIQVLVYAGAVLVLFLYVVMLLNVRIERRQVAKQRLISLGSLLLLALILAALFKVVSFPSIAPVAVKESFGSMASVGELLLGPYALVFELVSLVLLAAMIGAVILSTMRKEEERS
- the nuoK gene encoding NADH-quinone oxidoreductase subunit NuoK, translated to MVPLSHVLALSFVLLAVGSIGILTRRDAITVFLSVEIILNAANVAFIGFSRALGDEFGHVAAFIVIAIAAAEAAVGLAIIIGVGRVHESLLLDEIRDLQR